The Triplophysa rosa linkage group LG3, Trosa_1v2, whole genome shotgun sequence genome has a segment encoding these proteins:
- the hapln3 gene encoding hyaluronan and proteoglycan link protein 3 encodes MRSIRHLLVFLMHLSLGTFAERFSNGYYYQDIVNGNGGMYFHRIRLLVESSQPLVSAVQGSNVTLPCHYRYEPELSSPRRTRVKWFWQPEPVHGGLQERDVMVAIGTRHRSYGDFKGRVRLRRSAPGDASLVINPLQSDDTGRYRCEIIDGLEDESITVHLKFRGVVFPYYSHRGRYLMNFHEAKEACEQQDAHLTTFEQLFAAWEEGLDWCNAGWLADGTAQYPVSVPREACGGTDLAPGVRSYGPRDKDLDRFDAFCFTSSIRGEVYFLQHHSKLNFTEAGEACQNDGGRIAKVGQLYAAWRFVGFDQCDAGWLADGSVRYPIVTPRINCGLSEPGVRSFGFPPKHLKNGVYCYKVRW; translated from the exons ATGCGGAGTATACGCCACCTGCTGGTATTTCTTATGCACCTTTCCCTCGGGACCTTTGCAGAACGATTCTCCAACGGCTATTATTATCAGGACATAGTGAATGGAAATGGGGGAA TGTACTTCCACAGAATCCGTCTTCTCGTTGAATCATCCCAACCTCTGGTGTCTGCTGTTCAGGGGAGTAATGTCACGCTGCCCTGTCATTACCGCTACGAGCCCGAGCTCAGCTCGCCCCGCAGGACGCGGGTCAAGTGGTTCTGGCAGCCCGAGCCCGTGCACGGTGGATTACAGGAACGTGACGTTATGGTGGCCATCGGTACACGTCATCGGAGTTACGGCGACTTCAAAGGGCGCGTGCGGCTCCGTCGAAGCGCACCTGGCGACGCGTCCCTCGTCATTAATCCGCTGCAATCTGATGACACCGGTCGCTACCGCTGTGAAATTATTGACGGGCTGGAGGACGAAAGCATTACGGTGCATCTTAAGTTTCGAG GTGTGGTGTTTCCATATTACTCCCATAGGGGGCGCTATCTAATGAACTTCCACGAAGCCAAGGAAGCGTGTGAACAGCAGGATGCGCACCTGACCACATTTGAGCAGCTCTTCGCTGCTTGGGAGGAAGGGCTGGATTGGTGTAACGCTGGGTGGCTCGCTGACGGGACAGCACAATACCCCGTTTCAGTGCCACGAGAGGCCTGCGGCGGTACCGATCTGGCTCCCGGCGTGCGGAGCTACGGCCCTCGAGACAAAGATCTGGACCGGTTTGATGCGTTTTGCTTCACTTCGTCCATAAGAG GTGAGGTCTACTTTCTGCAGCATCACAGCAAGCTGAACTTCACAGAGGCAGGAGAGGCCTGTCAGAACGACGGGGGACGTATTGCTAAAGTTGGCCAGTTATATGCCGCCTGGAGGTTTGTGGGATTTGACCAGTGTGATGCCGGCTGGTTAGCTGACGGGAGCGTACGTTACCCGATCGTTACTCCTAGAATAAACTGCGGTCTGTCAGAACCAGGAGTGCGCAGCTTTGGTTTCCCtccaaagcatttaaaaaatggcGTGTATTGTTACAAAGTCCGCTGGTGA